In the Pontibacillus sp. HMF3514 genome, ATGGCAATGGAGAGATACAAGCCTTGTTGAACAGCATGGGGAACATCTTCTTTTTTATCTGCACCGGTTAATTGTGCTACGATAGGAGAAAGAGCCATCAGAATGCCGTTCACTCCTGTGAAAATGGGAACCCAAAGACTTGAGCCAATAGCAACTCCAGCTAGGTCTTTGGCGCCGGCTTTACCAGACATAACCGTATCAAAAAAGTTCATGGCATACATACCTAATTGAGTAATTAGAATAGGAAATAGGATGAGGAGAAACAATTTCATTTTTTGTTGTAGTGAATCTGTTTTGTACATATTTCTCCCTTCCTTTTCTGTGTGTTTTCTAATACGATAAGAGGGATTATAGCATATATTGTAGAAAAGCGCTTAAAATAACTGACTTCCTACTTGCTGAAGAAAGGACGACTGAATATGACATCGAAACGTATTTTATTTACAGGAGGCGGCACTGCAGGGCATGTGATCGTTAACCTAGCGCTCATCCCGATGTTTCAAAAAGAGGGATGGGAAGTGGACTATATAGGATCTTATGATGGCATTGAACGTAAGCTGATTGAACCTTTGGAAGGTGTCACATATTATTCTATCTCCACAGGAAAGCTACGACGCTATTTTTCAAAGGAAAACTTTAAGGATCCATTTAAAGTGTTAAAGGGAACGGGTCAAGCTTTATCCATTTTAAGAAAACGAAAGCCTCAAGTTGTATTTTCGAAAGGTGGATTCGTCTCTGTTCCTGTTGTAACAGCCGCTAAGCTAAACGGTATTCCAGCAGTGATTCATGAATCAGATTACACACCAGGTCTCGCCAATAAATTAGCCATCCCATTTGCGAAAAAGGTATTAGCTACATTTCCGGAAACCATGGAGCATTTACCTGAACAGAAGGCTGAATGGGTTGGTGCTGTAGTCCGTGATGAATTATTTGAGGGTGATCCTCAAAAAGGCTATTCACTATGTGGATTTACAAAGGAAAAGCCCGTTATGCTTGTTATGGGGGGAAGCTCTGGTTCGAAAAAGATAAATGAATCAATTCGAGGGAACCTTGATCAACTATTAGAGAAGTTTCAGATTGTACATCTGTGTGGTCATGGGAATAAAGATGAAGATATTCAGAGACAGGGCTATGCTCAGTTTGAATATGTAAATGAAGAACTGACCGACTTATTTGCGATAACAGATTTTGTTGTTTCTCGTGCAGGATCTAATGCAATATTTGAATTTCTTGCATTAAAGAAACCAATGCTTTTAATTCCGCTATCTCGCTATGCTAGTAGAGGAGATCAGATTGTGAACGCCCAATCATTTGTTAAACAAGGGTTTGCGCGTATGGTTGAGGAAGAAGAGCTAGAGGAGGATCGTTTCTTACAAGAAGTTGAACAGCTTCAAGAAGAACAAGATCAAATCCTGGAAAACATGGAACAGTATCAAAATGAGAGAGCTAAAGAAAAAGTGATGGAAATTATTAAAAATGCCTGAGAATACATCTTGATATGAATAAAACGAGCTTGGCTGCCAAGCTCGTTTTATTTTAACTCTATTTAAAGGAAAGCCTATTCGACGCTTATGAAAAAATTTTATATAATAAAGTGAGACAATAAGGGGGAGTTATATGAGTTCTGTATTTTGTCGTTATTGCTATAAAGATATAAATAAACGGGACGAACTTGTTACAGCAACTAATTATCTACGCATTAGACCGTATCACTATCTCTGTTTTGGAGAAGTGGAACAGGAGACAATCGCAACCGTTCGATCTTGGAAACCAATGAATGGCCCTATGGGGAATATTACGTTTGCCATTCTGCTGATATTTGTCGGTGTGATGGCTTTAACTGACGTATTTGAAGAGATCGGAAATTTACTTGGTGCTCTAGCATTATATCCACTTATTTTACGAATTTTATCGTTTTTCATGTATGAATTAAGGGTTCCCGTACACAAAGATGGAAGATAGAAGAAGTTTTGTTAGGGAGCTCCGCACGAAAGTGGCAGAGCTCCGCACAACATTGTCCCCCACACATCCTCATAAACATCCAGAATATTTTTCCTTTAATTTGAAATCCTATTATGGTAATGTATTAATGTTGCTTTGAAAAACCTCATGCTTACGAGCGCGGTGAATCACTCGTCATTCAATCACAGAGTAGTGAAAGGAGAATGACTCGATGAAAAACCATCCCGATTATT is a window encoding:
- a CDS encoding undecaprenyldiphospho-muramoylpentapeptide beta-N-acetylglucosaminyltransferase is translated as MTSKRILFTGGGTAGHVIVNLALIPMFQKEGWEVDYIGSYDGIERKLIEPLEGVTYYSISTGKLRRYFSKENFKDPFKVLKGTGQALSILRKRKPQVVFSKGGFVSVPVVTAAKLNGIPAVIHESDYTPGLANKLAIPFAKKVLATFPETMEHLPEQKAEWVGAVVRDELFEGDPQKGYSLCGFTKEKPVMLVMGGSSGSKKINESIRGNLDQLLEKFQIVHLCGHGNKDEDIQRQGYAQFEYVNEELTDLFAITDFVVSRAGSNAIFEFLALKKPMLLIPLSRYASRGDQIVNAQSFVKQGFARMVEEEELEEDRFLQEVEQLQEEQDQILENMEQYQNERAKEKVMEIIKNA